A window from Bufo bufo chromosome 1, aBufBuf1.1, whole genome shotgun sequence encodes these proteins:
- the LOC120986880 gene encoding speriolin-like, producing MSSAASEKNIMDKTVDIPKADLDSVSVESERLLIENAKLRKLMGLMQENVELRDTLRDHERKIRNLSPPRKSKKESKEKDMRVLETRSHQNKDLKLPGTNPDPNTKCEATTDPRLNYLDPEKLKQCKRMVGEIAFQLDRRILCAIFHEQQRLYGYRVANIKEKITQVTTCPLTGKVDDQLRSELSERYHQTMDQLKKLGYDPTVHPYYAEYLVNTYGIIKERLMAGNEDMLSVNDPQVLSKIIAEYMVNEKVEDILIILKCLAFLATQNGSTMFIW from the exons ATGTCTTCAGCGGCATCTGAAAAAAACATCATGGACAAAACTGTTGATATCCCAAAGGCTGATTTAGACTCAGTTAGTGTAGAGAGTGAGCGTCTACTCATTGAGAACGCCAAACTTCGTAAACTGATGGGTCTCATGCAAGAGAATGTGGAGCTTCGTGACACCTTAAGAGACCATGAGAGGAAGATTCGAAACCTGTCCCCCCCAAGGAAGTCAAAGAAAGAATCAAAGG AAAAAGACATGAGGGTGCTTGAAACGCGTTCCCATCAAA ACAAAGACCTGAAGCTGCCTGGAACAAATCCAGATCCAA ATACCAAATGTGAAGCAACAACAGATCCCCGCCTAAACTATCTAG ATCCTGAAAAACTGAAGCAGTGTAAGAGGATGGTTGGAGAAATTGCTTTTCAGTTGGACCGCAGGATCCTTTGCGCCATCTTCCATGAACAACAACGTCTTTATGGATACCGGGTGGCTAACATAAAAGAGAAGATCACACAG GTGACCACCTGTCCACTAACTGGCAAGGTTGATGACCAATTAAGATCTGAGTTGAGCGAACGCTACCATCAAACAATGGATCAGTTGAAGAAGCTGGGCTATGACCCTACCGTTCACCCCTACTATGCAGAATATCTTGTCAACACCTACGGAATCATAAAGGAGAGGCTGATGGCTGGAAATGAAGACATGTTGTCCGTGAACGATCCACAAGTCCTTAGCAAGATAATAGCCGAGTACATGGTCAATGAAAAggtggaagacatcctgattatcCTCAAATGTCTGGCATTCCTTGCCACGCAGAATGGGAGCACCATGTTCATCTGGTGA